In Streptomyces sp. NBC_00306, a single genomic region encodes these proteins:
- a CDS encoding NAD(P)H-binding protein, with protein MSVAMGMLDAGMDAFIIGITGRTGGLLAQELLSRGDTVHGLVRREEQRADLAALGVDAVVGDLAEVSVDALAAAFGTVDAVVFGAGSNGGSAQDTKAIDGDGVAKAIEAARRAGVSRLALVSVLPESWRERDLGEEVEYYFAVKKEADIALSRSDLDWLILRPSLLVDDPGTGTVSLGPAEFHGQVARADVAATLAALLHEPRIGRQILELTTGSVPIRDAVEANVRRR; from the coding sequence ATGTCGGTGGCGATGGGAATGTTGGACGCCGGCATGGATGCCTTCATCATCGGGATCACGGGCAGGACCGGCGGGCTGCTCGCACAGGAGCTTCTCTCCAGGGGCGACACCGTCCACGGGCTCGTGCGCCGCGAGGAACAGCGGGCGGACCTCGCGGCGCTCGGCGTCGATGCGGTCGTCGGGGATCTCGCCGAAGTGTCCGTGGACGCGCTGGCGGCGGCCTTCGGAACCGTCGACGCCGTCGTGTTCGGTGCGGGGTCGAACGGCGGCAGTGCGCAGGACACCAAGGCGATCGACGGCGACGGCGTCGCGAAGGCGATCGAGGCGGCTCGCCGAGCAGGAGTGAGTCGTCTTGCGCTTGTCTCGGTGCTCCCGGAGTCCTGGCGGGAGCGCGACCTCGGCGAGGAGGTCGAGTACTACTTCGCCGTGAAGAAGGAAGCAGACATCGCGCTCAGCCGTAGCGATCTGGACTGGCTGATCCTTCGGCCGTCCTTGCTCGTCGATGATCCCGGCACGGGCACCGTCTCGCTCGGACCGGCCGAGTTCCACGGCCAGGTGGCCCGCGCCGATGTCGCCGCGACTCTCGCCGCGTTGCTGCACGAACCCCGCATCGGCCGGCAAATCCTCGAACTCACCACGGGATCCGTCCCGATCCGGGACGCCGTCGAAGCCAACGTCCGGCGGCGGTAG
- a CDS encoding YchJ family protein, whose protein sequence is MSRRSSRSRRTDEPAFSAASPCPCGLPAPYGECCGRYHSGAAAAPTAELLMRSRYSAFVLLDTQYLLRTWHPATRPGHLELDPAMHWAGLEILQTIDGSPFHSSGLVTFRARYRHHGKRGALHERSTFERQDGAWVYVDGTFLD, encoded by the coding sequence ATGTCCCGACGCAGCTCCCGCTCCCGCCGCACCGACGAGCCCGCCTTCTCCGCCGCATCGCCCTGCCCCTGCGGGCTGCCGGCCCCCTACGGCGAATGCTGCGGGCGGTACCACTCGGGTGCCGCCGCAGCGCCGACGGCCGAGCTGCTGATGCGCTCGCGCTACAGCGCCTTCGTCCTGCTCGACACGCAGTACCTGCTCCGTACCTGGCACCCCGCCACGCGGCCCGGTCACCTCGAACTCGACCCCGCCATGCACTGGGCCGGTCTGGAGATCCTCCAGACGATCGACGGCAGTCCTTTCCACTCCTCCGGCCTGGTCACCTTCCGTGCCCGCTACCGGCACCACGGCAAACGGGGCGCGCTGCACGAGCGCAGCACCTTCGAGCGGCAGGACGGCGCGTGGGTCTACGTGGACGGCACCTTCCTGGACTGA
- a CDS encoding DJ-1/PfpI family protein, with protein MHAQIVLFDGFDPLDVIAPYEVLGAGGAVAGGGLTVELVSAEGPRDVPSGMGLLSLRAVAALDPGRADLVVLPGAAGRISDDGGEDTVAAILARSLGTGLAPLLRAACDRPGPTMATVCGGSLLLAMAGLIGDRRATTHHLGLDALAEAGVHAIDARVVDDGDLVSGGGVTSGLDVGLYLLERELGPRVAHAVEQLFQYERRGTVWSARGGRQGVAA; from the coding sequence ATGCACGCCCAGATCGTCCTGTTCGACGGCTTCGACCCGTTGGACGTCATCGCCCCCTACGAAGTGCTCGGCGCCGGCGGCGCTGTTGCCGGCGGCGGCCTCACCGTCGAACTGGTCTCCGCGGAGGGCCCGCGCGATGTGCCGTCCGGCATGGGGCTGCTCTCGCTGCGGGCCGTGGCTGCGCTCGACCCCGGCCGCGCCGATCTGGTGGTCCTGCCGGGTGCCGCGGGGCGTATCTCCGACGACGGCGGCGAGGACACGGTCGCGGCGATCCTGGCCCGCAGCCTCGGCACCGGACTCGCTCCCCTGCTCAGGGCCGCGTGCGACCGGCCCGGTCCGACCATGGCCACGGTGTGCGGCGGCTCCCTGCTCCTCGCCATGGCCGGGCTCATCGGCGACCGCCGGGCCACCACACATCACCTGGGCCTCGACGCGCTCGCCGAGGCCGGCGTGCACGCGATCGACGCGCGGGTCGTCGACGACGGCGATCTGGTCAGCGGCGGCGGTGTCACCTCGGGACTCGATGTCGGTCTGTATCTCCTGGAGCGGGAGCTCGGGCCACGGGTGGCGCACGCGGTGGAGCAGCTCTTCCAGTACGAGCGGCGCGGCACCGTCTGGAGCGCCCGTGGCGGGCGACAGGGCGTCGCGGCGTGA
- a CDS encoding GlxA family transcriptional regulator: MHTVAVLALDGVIAFDLSTPLEVFTRTRLPDGRTAYRVRVCAPAEEIDAGAFTLRAPWGLEALAEADTIILPGCADPAVPVPEDVLVALRAAAARGTRIASVCAGAFVLAATGLLDGLRATTHWLAADALARLHPRIEVDPDVLYVDNGQFLTSAGAAAGLDLCLHMIRRDHGSAVAADAARLSVMPLEREGGQAQFIVHQLPPSPDGTALEPVLRWMEENARRELTVAEIAARAGMSPRTLNRRFREQTASTPLQWLHRARVRQAQYLLETTAHSVDRIAAQVGFGSPTAFRDRFKRQVGTSPHAYRRAFRGVPAAEPPVAAAQRI; encoded by the coding sequence ATGCACACCGTGGCCGTACTCGCCCTGGACGGCGTCATCGCCTTCGACCTGTCCACCCCGCTCGAGGTGTTCACCCGCACCCGGCTGCCCGACGGCCGGACCGCCTACCGGGTCCGCGTCTGCGCCCCGGCCGAGGAGATCGATGCGGGTGCGTTCACGCTGCGCGCGCCGTGGGGCCTGGAAGCGCTCGCCGAGGCGGACACGATCATCCTGCCGGGCTGCGCCGACCCGGCGGTGCCGGTGCCCGAGGACGTCCTCGTGGCCCTGCGGGCGGCGGCCGCCCGCGGCACCCGTATCGCCTCGGTCTGCGCGGGCGCCTTCGTCCTGGCGGCCACCGGCCTGCTCGACGGTCTGCGGGCCACCACCCACTGGCTGGCCGCGGACGCACTCGCCCGGCTGCACCCCCGGATCGAGGTGGACCCCGATGTGCTCTACGTCGACAACGGCCAGTTCCTCACCTCCGCGGGCGCGGCCGCCGGCCTCGACCTGTGCCTGCACATGATCCGGCGCGACCACGGTTCCGCGGTCGCCGCCGACGCGGCACGGCTGTCCGTGATGCCGCTCGAACGCGAGGGCGGTCAGGCCCAGTTCATCGTGCATCAGCTACCGCCGAGCCCCGACGGCACCGCGCTGGAGCCGGTGCTGCGCTGGATGGAGGAGAACGCGCGGCGTGAACTCACGGTCGCCGAGATCGCCGCCCGGGCCGGGATGAGCCCCCGCACGCTGAACCGCCGCTTCCGCGAGCAGACCGCCAGCACGCCGCTCCAGTGGCTGCACCGGGCCCGGGTCCGTCAGGCGCAGTATCTGCTGGAGACGACGGCGCACTCGGTGGACCGGATCGCGGCACAGGTCGGGTTCGGCTCACCGACGGCCTTCCGCGACCGGTTCAAGCGGCAGGTGGGCACCA